In one Magallana gigas chromosome 7, xbMagGiga1.1, whole genome shotgun sequence genomic region, the following are encoded:
- the LOC109619855 gene encoding adhesion G protein-coupled receptor E3, whose product MIANSFVRVLFCCIPCVLCILDSRDFPSSFWSPEQGYCKDTYRCGGNSSSRTPENCQCDSNCPVYGDCCPGVKIFNRTEDKDFPNIACEYRKDIDSDNFIYIVNTCPEGGDTFLKSKCENANGTDVFGKIPASGLISGLLYRNMYCARCNLDNYILWNPGIQCKWKLSVPNNLSVSLLLNDTDCEMTFSPPETNLTQRTCFPAISVTKCPNETLMTSCISGPYIPVFGTKIAFRNTDCARCQNYPESNLTCSMKSSQLIPNKTKRKFYNYSYRVLFDLNLRKKKAETRYRSLVINDSSDSLPSVCDTGHLLDPFTDQCHEIVCVPPFVYLNGKCLLRERIANDPNITSSPCASRLFRQNEFKKINSSTIFLLFLNKTTQEFTLSENGTAVYVCINEIQIDKSILYTKLTADFSREEGLLSFIGGLLSITSLFFCLCVYTCSSKLHNVPGKNLTCLMASLFFAQLLFLVAPFVFQMKIQSLCKALSIFTHFAFLAAFFWMNVMSFDIFFTFSKGFVNSGNRGSSSRRFRFYSLYAWSGALVLVGSASLTDQVSEFAFRPEYGVGFCWISNSKGLLLFFLIPIAILLLSNFVFFVISAISIHTSSRKTSRVLKRKDTCKLLIYIKLSVVMGLTWCFGFAAAVTNDHVIWYLFLLFNTLQGFFITVFFVCTKKVFRIVRDGATSIYSSTRSFNLTRSTNSRSESEEGLKHVSRKR is encoded by the coding sequence ATGATAGCAAATAGTTTTGTGAGGGTTCTCTTTTGTTGTATTCCATGTGTTTTATGTATACTGGACTCAAGGGATTTCCCATCGAGTTTTTGGTCCCCCGAACAAGGATACTGCAAGGACACGTACAGGTGTGGGGGTAATTCCTCCTCCCGAACCCCGGAAAATTGTCAGTGCGATTCCAACTGCCCAGTGTATGGGGACTGTTGTCCAGGAGTGAAAATATTTAATCGAACCGAGGACAAGGACTTTCCAAATATTGCATGTGAATATAGGAAGGACATAGATTCCGACAACTTTATATACATTGTGAACACCTGTCCTGAAGGTGGCGATACTTTCCTTAAAAGTAAATGTGAAAACGCAAACGGCACCgatgtttttggaaaaattcCGGCGAGTGGGCTAATTTCCGGGTTGTTGTATAGAAATATGTATTGTGCTCGATGTAATTTAGACAACTATATCTTATGGAATCCTGGAATTCAGTGTAAATGGAAATTATCTGTACCAaataatttatctgtttctttATTACTGAACGATACCGATTGTGAAATGACCTTTTCTCCTCCAGAAACAAACCTTACTCAAAGGACTTGTTTTCCCGCAATCAGTGTGACAAAATGCCCCAACGAAACACTAATGACGTCATGTATCTCAGGACCCTATATTCCTGTATTCGGAACAAAAATAGCATTCCGGAACACGGACTGTGCAAGGTGTCAGAATTATCCAGAATCTAATCTTACGTGCAGTATGAAATCATCTCAGCTAATTCCGAACAAAACGAAAaggaaattttataattatagttaCCGGGTTCtgtttgatttaaatttgaGGAAAAAGAAAGCGGAGACCCGTTATCGATCATTGGTTATAAACGATTCCTCAGATTCCCTACCATCAGTATGCGACACGGGCCACCTGCTAGACCCATTTACCGACCAATGTCACGAGATAGTTTGCGTTCCTCCTTTTGTATATCTAAATGGTAAATGTTTATTGAGAGAACGGATAGCCAACGACCCTAACATCACCTCATCCCCGTGTGCCTCCCGCTTGTTTCGCCAGAATGAGTTCAAAAAGATCAACTCCTCTACAATCTTCTtactttttctaaataaaacgACTCAAGAATTCACCTTGTCGGAGAACGGAACCGCGGTGTACGTTTGTATAAACGAAATCCAGATTGATAAATCTATACTTTATACAAAGCTGACAGCCGATTTTTCACGGGAGGAAGGACTTTTATCCTTCATCGGCGGACTGCTTTCAATAACCAGTCTCTTTTTTTGCTTGTGTGTTTATACCTGTTCGTCCAAGTTACACAATGTGCCCGGGAAAAACCTCACGTGTCTAATGGCGTCCCTGTTCTTTGCACAATTGTTATTTTTGGTGGCGCCATTTGTTTTTCAGATGAAAATCCAAAGTTTATGCAAAGCGCTATCAATTTTTACACATTTCGCATTTTTAGCGGCATTTTTCTGGATGAATGTAATGTCATTTGACATATTTTTCACCTTTTCAAAAGGATTTGTAAATTCCGGTAATAGGGGAAGTTCCTCGCGGCGTTTCCGGTTTTACTCGCTGTATGCCTGGTCGGGGGCTCTTGTTCTTGTGGGGTCTGCATCCCTTACTGATCAAGTTTCAGAATTTGCCTTCAGGCCTGAGTATGGCGTTGGATTTTGCTGGATTTCAAACAGCAAAGGTTTACTACTGTTTTTCTTGATACCAATTGCTATATTGCTGTTATCAAACTTCGTATTTTTCGTTATATCAGCCATTAGCATACATACATCATCCCGAAAAACGTCCCGGGTGCTTAAGAGAAAAGACACATGTAAATTGTTGATTTACATCAAACTCTCTGTAGTGATGGGACTCACCTGGTGTTTCGGCTTTGCCGCAGCAGTCACCAATGATCACGTGATCTGGTATTTGTTTCTCTTGTTCAACACTTTACAAGGTTTCTTCATCACAGTGTTTTTTGTATGCACGAAAAAAGTTTTTCGAATCGTACGCGATGGAGCTACTTCGATCTATTCCAGCACTAGGTCCTTTAATTTGACAAGGTCCACAAATTCACGATCTGAAAGTGAGGAAGGTCTAAAGCACGTGTCCAGGAAACGATAA
- the LOC105337341 gene encoding piwi-like protein 1 → MATGFGRGGRGAALLQALSQPVRKPGEQNEPAASGDAPAPAPAPAPAVSPAAISVGRGSLGRGAFLQGVLQGATTSNVARGQPTGAAQPARSVPVSGGRGVANLQALLQTVGRGGGITGPTVPPPMPQVTPQISQSTATTPKETPAPSVVTQSGAPSQGSSEPPSNRLSRMALDPSPVVHKSGTSGKQISLSGNYIRINCRNSGVYQYHVHFSPSIDSKNMRFKLVNNVRDVIGFTKAFDGFILYLPHRLPEQETVLHSKRPTDGVDVTITIRLTKVITPEQCVALYNIIFRRIMNILEMVQVGRYYYNPRTPSTVPQHRLEVWPGYITSVSQNEGGLMLLVDASHRVLRTETVLQLMKTTVQKNPSGFQDECTRSLVGTIVLTRYNNKTYRIDDILWAKTPQHTFKTSSGSELSFVDYYSNAYHKEISDLEQPLLLHRPKKKQLPGGKVPEKSEAICLIPEFCYLTGLTDELRQDFRVMKDLASHTRVTPEQRVATMRKFINAVNGNPEAKKELDNWGLSFADNTIDIDGRLAPQEKIIFGGNFTCMAGPQADWGRDATRNKVLTAVDLRNWTVLFSKRDAGKASEFINMMQTCCRQMGIQCNKPTCCELHDDRVDTLSRSLRDNINPSVQCMVVICPTSRDDKYNAIKKICCVEMPVPSQVIIAKTIARPDKLRSVTQKIALQINCKLGGELWGLDIPMSNLMVVGIDVYHDASRNKRSIAGFVASTNKMCSRWYSKTVLQMPGQELIDGLKLCLTSSIRKYHEVNHVFPEKIVVFRDGVGDGDLGYIDHEVQQLQQCFGNFGGEYSPKLSVVIVQKRINARIFLKNQRNFDNPPPGTIVDHTITRRDKFDFFIVSQHVRQGTVSPTHYICVHDSIGMKADHLQRLSYKMTHLYYNWPGTVRVPAPCQYAHKLAYLVGQNIHKEPSAELSDRLFFL, encoded by the exons ATGGCGACAGGATTTGGGAGAGGTGGGAGGGGGGCTGCACTCTTGCAAGCACTAAGCCAGCCGGTACGGAAACCTGGAGAGCAAAATGAG CCGGCCGCCTCAGGGGACGCCCCAGCTCCAGCCCCAGCACCAGCGCCCGCTGTATCACCAGCAGCTATATCTGTAGGCAGAGGATCACTGGGGAGGGGAGCTTTTTTACAAGGAGTCCTGCAGGGTGCTACAACCTCGAATGTAGCAAGAGGACAACCTACAGGTG CGGCACAACCTGCCCGGTCAGTCCCTGTCTCAGGGGGTAGGGGAGTGGCCAATCTGCAGGCTCTTCTTCA AACTgtggggaggggagggggtatTACAGGGCCAACAGTGCCACCCCCGATGCCACAAGTCACACCCCAAATATCACAATCCACAGCCACAACACCTAAGGAGACACCTGCCCCCTCTGTTGTGACTCAGTCTGGAGCTCCTAGTCAAGGTTCATCAGAACCTCCAAGTAACAGACTCAGCCGAATGGCTTTGGATCCTTCACCTGTTGTACACAAATCTGGAACAAGTGGCAAACA aatTAGTTTATCAGGCAATTACATCAGGATAAATTGTAGGAATTCAGGTGTTTATCAGTACCATGTTCATTTCTCACCAAGTATTGATTCAAAGAACATGAGATTTAAGCTCGTAAACAATGTTCGTGATGTTATTGGATTCACCAAGGCATTTGATGGATTCATTTTGTATTTGCCCCATCGTCTTCCAGAACAG GAAACTGTGTTGCACAGTAAACGACCTACAGATGGAGTTGATGTTACCATAACCATCAGATTGACCAAAGTTATCACACCAGAGCAATGTGTTGCATTGTATAACATCATATTCAGAAG AATAATGAACATCCTTGAAATGGTTCAAGTTGGACGTTATTACTACAATCCTAGAACTCCATCCACTGTTCCACAGCACAG ACTGGAGGTGTGGCCAGGATATATCACTTCAGTGTCCCAGAATGAGGGAGGGCTGATGCTGCTAGTTGATGCTAGTCACAGAGTGTTGAGGACTGAAACTGTGCTGCAGCTGAT GAAAACTACGGTACAAAAGAACCCTAGTGGTTTCCAAGACGAGTGCACACGTTCCTTAGTAGGGACGATTGTGTTGACAcggtacaacaacaaaacttACCGTATTGATGACATTCTATGGGCCAAGACACCCCAGCACACCTTCAAAACAAGCTCAGGATCTGAACTGTCATTTGTTGACTACTATAG TAATGCTTACCACAAAGAAATATCAGACTTGGAGCAACCTCTGCTTCTCCACAGGCCAAAGAAAAAGCAGCTTCCTGGg GGAAAAGTTCCTGAAAAGAGTGAAGCCATCTGTCTCATCCCTGAATTCTGTTATTTGACTGGCCTAACTGATGAATTGAGACAGGACTTTAGGGTCATGAAG GACCTTGCTTCTCACACACGTGTAACACCAGAGCAAAGAGTGGCCACCATGAGGAAGTTTATCAATGCAGTGAATGGCAATCCAGAAGCCAAGAAAGAGCTGGATAACTGGGGACTGAGCTTTGCAGACAACACAATTGAT ATTGATGGTAGACTTGCTCCAcaagagaaaatcatttttggagGTAATTTTACCTGTATGGCAGGTCCTCAGGCAGACTGGGGCAGGGATGCCACTCGCAACAAAGTCCTCACAGCTGTAGATCTCAGGAACTGGACGGTGCTGTTTAGCAAAAGGGATGCCGGCAAAGCTTCAGAATTCATCAACATGATGCAAACCTGCTGCCGGCAGATGGGTATCCAATGTAACAAGCCAACATGTTGTGAACTCCATGATGACCGTGTGGACACACTATCTAGGAGTCTCAGGGACAACATCAATCCATCG GTTCAGTGCATGGTGGTTATCTGTCCAACATCTAGGGATGACAAATACAATGCTATCAAGAAAATCTGTTGTGTGGAGATGCCAGTCCCATCCCAG GTTATTATTGCCAAAACCATTGCTAGGCCAGACAAACTCAGGAGTGTAACACAGAAGATAGCTCTGCAAATAAACTGCAAGCTGGGAGGAGAGCTGTGGGGATTGGACATTCCAATG TCCAATTTGATGGTGGTTGGTATCGATGTATACCATGATGCTTCACGCAACAAGAGATCGATAGCTGGATTTGTGGCCAGCACCAACAAGATGTGCAGCCGCTGGTACTCAAAGACAGTTCTCCAGATGCCGGGCCAGGAGCTAATTGATGGACTCAAACTCTGTCTGACCTCGTCGATCAGGAAGTATCATGAG GTGAACCATGTGTTCCCAGAGAAGATAGTGGTTTTCCGTGATGGTGTAGGGGATGGAGATCTTGGATACATTGACCATGAAGTTCAACAGCTGCAGCAGTGCTTTGGTAACTTTGGGGGAGAGTACAGTCCCAAGCTGTCAGTGGTCATTGTACAGAAGAGGATCAATGCCAGGATTTTCCTCAAG aacCAAAGAAACTTTGACAATCCACCACCAGGAACCATTGTGGACCATACAATCACACGAAGAGACAA GTTTGACTTCTTCATTGTGTCTCAACATGTCAGACAAGGCACAGTCTCCCCTACTCATTACATCTGTGTCCATGACAGCATTGGGATGAAGGCTGATCATCTCCAGAGGTTGTCATATAAGATGACTCATCTGTATTACAACTGGCCGGGAACTGTCAGGGTTCCAGCCCCCTGTCAG TATGCACATAAGCTAGCCTATTTGGTGGGACAGAACATTCACAAGGAGCCAAGTGCAGAGCTGTCCGATAGGTTATTCTTCTTGTGA
- the LOC105337173 gene encoding UPF0561 protein C2orf68 homolog isoform X1: MAAGLRSRLDMKHGFMKKIIQNQVDRDTYDKEVKAKLTEKPKQRQNKQKKPDIHVYVPPTKLKEMFILEFEDKDGSVFKTSVCKNDSASAIAQRVGEERNLPCDYIAALEERLEYEIALRESFESDPNS, from the exons ATGGCTGCTGGATTGCGATCGAGACTTGATATGAAACATGGTTTTATGAAAAAGATCATTCAGAACCAAGTTGATAg agacACATATGACAAGGAGGTTAAAGCTAAACTTACAGAGAAACCCAAGCAAAGACAGAACAAGCAGAAAAAGCCAGATATCCATGTGTATGTCCCTCCAACAAAGTTAAAAG AGATGTTTATTTTGGAATTTGAGGACAAAGACGGATCAGTATTCAAGACGTCAGTGTGTAAG AATGATAGTGCTAGTGCCATAGCTCAGAGAGTTGGAGAAGAAAGGAACCTTCCATGTGACTACATAGCTGCACTGGAAGAACGTCTCGAATATGAGATTGCACTTCGTGAAAGTTTTGAGTCAGACCCCAACAGCTGA
- the LOC105337173 gene encoding UPF0561 protein C2orf68 homolog isoform X2, protein MLRVRSRNLPDTYDKEVKAKLTEKPKQRQNKQKKPDIHVYVPPTKLKEMFILEFEDKDGSVFKTSVCKNDSASAIAQRVGEERNLPCDYIAALEERLEYEIALRESFESDPNS, encoded by the exons ATGCTACGTGTACGTTCCAGGAatttacc agacACATATGACAAGGAGGTTAAAGCTAAACTTACAGAGAAACCCAAGCAAAGACAGAACAAGCAGAAAAAGCCAGATATCCATGTGTATGTCCCTCCAACAAAGTTAAAAG AGATGTTTATTTTGGAATTTGAGGACAAAGACGGATCAGTATTCAAGACGTCAGTGTGTAAG AATGATAGTGCTAGTGCCATAGCTCAGAGAGTTGGAGAAGAAAGGAACCTTCCATGTGACTACATAGCTGCACTGGAAGAACGTCTCGAATATGAGATTGCACTTCGTGAAAGTTTTGAGTCAGACCCCAACAGCTGA
- the LOC105337188 gene encoding ubiquitin carboxyl-terminal hydrolase 39 translates to MAENVESNDHDTQDNPMRSILKRRKQEEESEENPVKSVLKKPRTLSQDDKEVTTPQPRSILRKKSDNANENSKVTPKEETGETVKTSPVKIKTERTSDSSPPKKASEETRLSKAARLVAAPKAADDDDDYEAVQDPKVDRSRSCPYLDTINRSVLDFDFEKLCSVSLSHINVYACLVCGKYFQGRGKLSHAYTHSVLDSHHVFLNLLTQKFYCLPDNYQIIDSSLDDIIYVLNPTFSNEHIASLDSSSKLSRAYDGTTYLPGIVGLNNIKENDYCNVILQALSHVTPLRNFFLQEDNYKKIKRPPGDQMFLTVQRFGELLRKLWNPRNFKAHVSPHEMLQAVVLCSKKKFQITEQGDALEFMSWFLNALHLAMNGTKKLNSTIVNKTFRGKMRVYTRKVLPIDLKEEEKEKLLLTDEYLEHAEEIPWLYLTCDLPPPPLYPDELQENIIPQVPFASLLTKFNGVSEKEYKTHKDSQLKRFQITRLPNFLIIFIKRFTKNYFIKEKNPTIVNFPIKNIDFGDLLAPEHRVLHRNTTYDLMANIVHDGEPERGKGTYRVHVLHKGTQKWYEMQDLHVTDILPQMIPLSESYIQIFELRKDIPNPVYGKDPVELSGTLPESMEVGKTADT, encoded by the exons ATGGCGGAAAATGTGGAATCGAACGACCACGATACGCAGGATAATCCAATGAGAAGCATTCTTAAACGGCGAAAACAGGAGGAagaaagtgaagaaaatccagTTAAATCAGTTTTGAAAAAGCCGAGAACCTTAAGTCAGGATGACAAGGAAGTGACTACCCCACAACCCAGGAGTATTCTTAGAAAGAAATCGGACAATGCAAACGAAAACAGTAAGGTGACTCCAAAAGAAGAAACGGGAGAAACAGTTAAAACTTCGCCAGTCAAGATTAAAACTGAAAGAACATCGGATTCATCACCCCCTAAGAAGGCAAGCGAGGAAACTAGGTTGTCAAAAGCAGCCAGATTGGTAGCTGCACCTAAAGCAGCTGATGATGATGACGACTACG AGGCAGTTCAGGATCCCAAAGTTGATAGAAGTCGTTCTTGTCCCTACCTAGACACAATCAACAG ATCTGTCCTTGACTTTGATTTTGAGAAGCTTTGTTCTGTGTCACTCTCTCACATAAATGTCTACGCCTGTCTAGTCTGTGGAAAGTACTTCCAAG GACGAGGAAAGCTCTCTCATGCCTATACTCATAGTGTTCTGGATAGCCATCATGTGTTTCTGAATTTATTGACCCAGAAGTTTTACTGCTTGCCTGACAATTATCAGATCATTGACTCCTCCCTAGATGACATCATT TATGTTCTAAATCCCACATTTAGTAATGAGCACATAGCATCCTTGGACTCGAGCAGTAAACTTTCTCGTGCATATGATGGCaccacctatttacctg GAATTGTGGGTCTCAACAATATCAAGGAGAATGACTACTGCAATGTGATACTTCAG gCCTTGTCTCATGTGACACCcttgagaaatttttttttacaagaagaCAACTACAAGAAGATCAAGAGGCCCCCGGGGGACCAGATGTTTCTTACTGTCCAGAGATTTGGGGAACTTCTGAGGAAGCTCTGGAATCCAAGAAATTTTAAGGCTCATGTCAGCCCCCATGAGATGTTACAAGCTGTTGTCTTGTGcagtaaaaagaaatttcaaatcaCGGAACAAG GTGATGCCCTTGAGTTCATGTCCTGGTTTTTAAATGCTCTACACTTGGCAATGAATGGAACCAAGAAGCTGAACAGTACCATTGTCAACAAAACTTTTAGAGGGAAAATGAGAGTGTATACAAGAAAGGTTTTGCCAATTGATTTG aaAGAAGAGGAAAAAGAGAAGCTTCTGTTGACGGATGAATATTTAG AGCATGCCGAGGAGATTCCCTGGCTGTATCTGACCTGTGACCTGCCCCCACCCCCACTTTACCCGGACGAACTCCAGGAGAACATCATTCCTCAGGTTCCCTTCGCTTCACTCTTGACCAAGTTTAATGGAGTCTCGGAGAAGGAGTATAAAACACACAAAGATTCTCAGCTGAAACGCTTCCAGATCACCAGATTACCCAATTTCCTCATCATTTTCATCAAG AGGTTcacaaagaattattttattaaagaaaagaaTCCAACTATTGTCAACTTCCCAATCAA GAACATTGATTTTGGAGATTTGCTAGCCCCAGAGCACCGAGTTTTACACAGAAACACCACCTACGACCTGATGGCTAACATTGTACATGATGGAGAGCCAGAGCGAGGCAAGGGGACGTACAGAGTCCATGTTCTACACAAG GGTACCCAGAAATGGTACGAAATGCAGGACCTTCATGTCACAGACATCCTACCCCAGATGATCCCATTGTCAGAGAGCTATATACAG ATATTTGAGTTGAGAAAAGATATACCTAACCCAGTGTATGGTAAAGATCCTGTGGAACTGTCAGGAACACTCCCAGAGTCAATGGAAGTGGGGAAAACGGCTGACACCTGA